ACATTACCCGCACCCAATCGCTCAATTCCCAGAAAATATACGGTATTGGCGAAGGTGGAGGCGACAATTGAGATGACCAGCATATTAATCCAAAAAATCGTATCAAATCCACTGTAATGAATAGCATGAAAATCAACAAAAAATATACCATCGAGTACGACTGTAATCACATAAATATAAAAGCTAAAGACAATAGGTGAAATCTTTCTTGATTTGGAACTGATGATGGTAAAAATAGGCCATAAAATTGATGCAAATAAGAAATAAAGGTTTTGAATCACCAAGATGTCTTTGAGGTGTGAATCCCAGATATCCAACATCGTCAAAACTCCGATTGCTCCCAAAGATAAGGCAAAGTAATCTTTTTTCTTGGCATCTCTTGAGCCAAATATAGCTAAAATCACAAAGGTGTTGATTGGAATCATCGATGTGACAAGCGCCCCACCGAGTGCCGCGGTTCCAAATTTGGTCCCCAAGAAAAAGTACTTCATATAAGCGATAAATGCTATCGAAGCGAAGAGTGCTAGCATGAATGTTTTGAGATCAATTTTCAGAGATTTTTTGAGTATCATGATGACGGGAAGCAGCGTGATAGCGGTGATTCCAAAGCGTATAAATATCATATCAAATTCATCGATATAGGAACTGAGAACTTTGACATTAACCCATGATGCACCCCAGCTGAACATGGCGAAGAACAGCATGATATAAAATATATTTTTGTCTCTTTGTTCCATTAAGGTTCCTTAAAAATTAGAATTTGAGCTAGCGCGCTCTTATTTGAACATAGTATGTAAATAATACGGTCTTTTAAAATAAGTGTCCCATCTCATCTTTTTTTGTTTTGAGATATTTATCATTGTATTTGTTAGATTTGATGATGATTGGGATACGTTCTGTGATTGTGACATTTTTCAGGCTGGCTATCTTTTGTGGATTATTGGTCAAGAGTCTGATAGATGTAATATTAAAATGTGCCAAAATCGTCTCCACCACCTCATAATGCCTTTGGTCGGCTGCAAATCCTAGTTGATGGTTGGCCTCTACTGTATTGAGTCCTTTATCCTGTAAGGCATAGGCATTGACTTTATTCAAAAGACCAATATCACGTCCCTCTTGTCTGAGATAGATAATCATACCGGTGTTTTCATTGATGGTGTGAAGCGCGGTGGTGAGTTGGTCGCCACAGTCACACTTCAAACTGCCGATGGTATCGCCCGTTAGACATTCACTGTGAATACGCACGATAGGGTTGTCACTCAAAGGCTCTTTGAATATGACAAGGTGCTCTTTGATACCTTCTTTGAAGGATTGAATTTTAAAATTTCCATATTTTGTGGGAAGATTGGCTACTTCTGATATCTCGATTTTCATTGTTTCTTGACCTTTTCTAATTAACTTCTATAACTCTTATAATTATTAAGCTTAATATGTTAGAATTTTTATTTTTTAGATATATGAAAATGTATTTTATCGAATAATATAAAAAAAGATGTTTAAATCAAAAATGAGTATTTAAAAAGTTTTGGGGTAGATGATGAATATTACAAATAGAGTGAGATTAAGTTTCTTGCTTATTACGGTTATTGTCATTTTTTTGGGCGCGATTAATTCGATTGTTTGGCTTCAAATCAAAGACAACCATCTCTCTCGTAAACATTTAGCGAGTCTTATTTTTATACAAGAACAGATGGATGCATTCACGAAAGATTTAATTGATTCAACAACTCTCAAAGAGATTGATGTGATCAATCAACACTATTTGGAACACAAAAAAAAGTTTGATAGAACAAAAACAATGTTTTTAGATCATCACTATTTTACTTTGAGAAAAACTTTTATTGATGAGAGCAATAATAGTATCTTGCGTCAAAATATGCAGATACTCTTTCAGAATGAAAAAAAGATTGAAACAGCATTCAATCAGCTTGTCAATTTGCATCAAAACAAGATTTATCTACGCAAAGATTTTAACAAAAGCTATCTCCAGGAAGCACAATTAAGAAAAAAGATAAAAAAAGCAGTTTTGCAAACAAAAGATTTTAAAGCGATTCAAATTTTTGGTGAGATTGCCGTGTACAGCAAAGAGACACTATATCAGAAAAAAGACCATGCCTCGCTTGATCATTGGCTCTTTTATATTGATGCCTTAAAAAAATATCAAAAATCTTCCTCTTTGAGTCAATATGAGTCGGTCGTCAAAACACTAGGTTCGAGTGCTATTAATATTGCGATGATTGATAAAAAAATTAATCGACTCTCGCATGAGATTTTTCACACTATCCATCAAAATAGAAAAGTCAATGCTTTTATGCGCACGAAGATTGAAAATATTACGATGCATTTTATTGATTCGACGAGCATATTCATCTTAGTCGTGCTTATTTTCCTTCTTTTTTTTATTGTCTTTTTTGAATATCGTACGAGTCATGTTGTCGCGTTATCAGTGGATGAGATTGAAGCAAAAGTTCAAGAGGGATTAAAAGAGATTACCAAACTGGATAAAGAGATTATCGAAACCCAAAAAGAGGTCATTTTCACGATGGGAACCATCGGGGAACAACGCAGCAAGGAGACGGGTAATCATGTCAAAAGAGTGGCGGAGTATTCCAAACTTTTTGCTAGATTTTATGGTTTGAGTGAAGAAGAGACAGAGATGATAGGTCAAGTCTCTCCGATGCATGATATTGGCAAGGTAGCAATTCCTGATTCGATTTTGAATAAACCGGGAAAATTAAGTGATGCAGAGCGCGAGATCATGAACACCCATACAACTTTGGGATATGAAATGCTAAAAGGCTCCAACAAAGCCCTGCTAAAGATGGCTGCCATCGTAGCGAAAGAACATCATGAGAAGTGGGATGGGAGTGGCTATCCTGAGAAAAAAGCGGGCGAGGAGATTCATATTTTTGGTCGTATTACCGCGATTGCTGATGTCTTTGATGCACTAGGGAGTGATCGGGTCTATAAAAAAGCATGGAAGGATGAGGATATTTTCACACTTCTCAAAGAGGAGCGAGGACGCCACTTTGAACCCAAACTGGTGGATATCTTCTTTGAGCACATGGATGAATTTCTCAAAATCCGTGATACTTTCAAAGATTGAAACCTCTCAAAGATGCCATGATTTTTCTCTGATGTTTCGCCTTGTATTCATAAGTATTAAGAATACTATGGTAAAATTTTTATAAATTTACCAAAAATGTATTTTATCTATCATATTAAAAACGTTTTCAACATCAATATTTAAGTTTTAAAATAGCTTCTTAAAGTGCGCGTGACATGTGATATAAATAACATCAATCCAATAAATTGTTGAGGATTCCATGGACATCAAAAAAATAGTCAAATTAAGTTTTCTACTGATATTAATACTCATCATATTGGTAGGAATTCTTAATTATGTCGTATTGCGCCAAATTAAAAATAATAGTTTTTCCCAAAAATATATCTCCGAATTGGTTCTGTTACAAGAGCAGATGAATCTATTGTCCAAAGATTTGATGAATACCAATGAGCTCAACAAACTGAAAACCGTACAGGTACAGTTTACACAAGCGGAGCAAAACTTTGAATCGGTCAAAAAGATTTTTCTAAATAACCCGAGCGCTCTTTTAGATGAACTATTTTTTGATATTCACAGTGACAAAAACCTAAGTCAAAAACTTCACATGCTTTTTAAAAATGAGAAAGATATAGAAAAAGCGTTTCGACAAGCCTACACCCTGCACCAAGAGAAAATCCATCTGATGAATCAGTACAAATCCGAATACCCAATAGAAATACGAATCCGACAAGAACTTGAAAACAAGGTATTGCAAACAGGGGATTATGTCTTGATTAGTGATTTTGGAAACCTTAAATATTACAGTAAAGAAGCACTCTATCAAAACAAAAGTCTCATGCCTTTAGACCAATGGCTGATTAGAATAAACGACATCAAAAATAAAACCAATATCAAACAATTTGATGCATATATTAACATAGTCAAATCACTACGTTCAAAAGTCTATCGTATTCATCAAATCAACTTGAGTGAAACTAAAATATTAGAAAATATTTTTAAAATTCTTAAACAAAACAATCGTGTTAATGCTCAAATCCAACATCGAATAGAGACCATTTCTTCGGGGTTTATTACCTCTTCAAACTTTTTTGTACCCATACTTCTAGGTGTGGTGATTTGTTTCATTTTGTATTTGGCTTATCGTGTTAATAAAAATGTTGGCTTGTCGGTAGATGAGATTCAAAGGCGCGTTGAGATGGGATTGGATGAGATTAATAAACTGGATAAAGAGATTATCGAAACCCAAAAAGAGGTCATTTTCACGATGGGAACCATCGGGGAACAACGCAGTCGTGAGACGGGTAATCATGTCAAAAGAGTGGCGGAGTATTCCAAACTTTTTGCTAGATTTTATGGTTTGAGTGAAGAAGAGACGGAGATGATAGGTCAAGTCTCCCCGATGCATGATATTGGCAAGGTAGCAATTCCTGATTCGATTTTGAACAAACCCGGTCGTCTTGATGAACAAGAACGCACCATTATGGATACCCACGCGACGCTAGGATATGAGATGCTAAAAGGCTCCAACAAAGCCCTGCTGAAGATGGCTGCCATCGTAGCAAAAGAGCATCATGAGAAGTGGGATGGGAGTGGTTATCCTGAGAAAAAAGCGGGCGAGGAGATCCATATTTTCGGTCGTATTACCGCGATTGCTGATGTCTTTGATGCACTAGGGAGTGATCGGGTCTATAAAAAAGCATGGAAGGATGAGGATATTTTTGTGCTATTCAAACAAGAAAAAGGTCGACATTTTGAACCCAAATTGGTGGATATCTTTTTTGAGAACTTGGATGAATTTCTCCAAATCCGCAATCGTTTAAAAGATTAAAATCAAAACCCTCAAATAGTGCTATGAAGCGCTTTATATTCAATATCTTCATGGATGTTTTAAAAGTATTAAGTATATTATGGTAAAATTCCCATTTTTACAAAACTGTATTTACGCCAAGATAAGGAAACAAGATGTTTAAAAGATTTAGAAGATTACGAATGAATAAAAATTTAAGAGATTTAGTAAGAGAAAACCATCTCTCAATTGATGATTTTATTTATCCTTTATTTGTCAAAAACGGAAAAAATTTAAAAAAAGAGATTGATTCAATGCCCGGAGTTTATCAAATGAGTATTGATGAAGTCCTCAAAGAGTGTGAGGTGTTGAAATCCTTGGGTATTTACTCTATTGTTTTATTTGGAATCCCTGATGTCAAAGATAGTATTGGAAGTGATGCTTTGTGTGAACACGGAATCATCGCCTCGGCGATCAAAGCGATCAAAGAAGCCCATCCTGATATGTTTGTCGTGAGTGATTTGTGCTTTTGTGAGTTTACCGACCACGGACATTGTGGGATTTTGGATATGGAACACGAAACGGTTGATAATGACGCAACCTTAGAAATTTTACAAGAACAAGCACTCGTCCATGCGCGCGCCGGTGTCGATATGATAGCCCCAAGCGGTATGATGGATGGCATGATTGAAGCACTCAGAATGGCTCTTGACAATGAAGGATATATCAATCTTCCGATTATGAGTTATTCTACAAAATTTGCCAGTGCCTATTATGGTCCATTCCGTGATGTAGCAGAATCAGCGCCGAGTTTCGGAGATCGTAGAAGTTATCAAATGGATCCAGCCAATCGCAGAGAAGCGGTGGCAGAGTCGATTGAAGATGAAGCACAAGGTGCCGATATTTTGATGGTAAAACCCGCTTTAGCGTATTTGGATATTATCCGTGATGTGCGAGATAATACTAGCTTACCATTGGCCGTTTACAATGTCAGTGGCGAGTATGCGATGCTGAAAGCTGCCGCAAAAGCCGGTGTGATTGATTACGAACGTGTCATGATGGAGACGATGCTAGCTTTCAAACGTGCGGGAGCCGATATTATTATTAGTTATCATGCTAAAGAAGTTGCAGCAATTTTAGGGAGGAAAGACTCATGAGACATTTTCTATCATTATATGATTTTACAAAAGAAGAGATACTAGAGATTATGGAGCTTGGCATCAAAATCAAACGCGAAGCCAAAGTGAAAAATTATATCCCTTATCTTCAACACCAATCCCTTGGGATGCTTTTTGAAAAAAGCAGCACACGAACACGGGTAAGTTTTGAAGTCGGCATTCACCAACTCGGAGGACAAGGTCTATTTTTATCCTCAAATGACTTACAACTTGGTCGAGGAGAGCCGATGAAAGACTCCGCTCGCGTCATTAGCCGTATGGTTGATATGGTGATGATACGCACCTATTCGCAAAAGATTTTGGATGAATTTGCGGCCTATTCCAAAGTGCCCATCATCAATGGATTGACCGATAAATACCATCCCGTACAACTTTTAGCTGATTATTTGACGATGATTGAATATGGTAAAGACAAAAATCCAATCGTCGCTTATGTCGGTGATGGTAATAACATGACACACTCATGGATGATGTTAGCTGGTAAATTGGGATTTGAACTCAGAATCGCCACACCAAAGGGGTATGAACCTCTCGAAGAGATTAAAAATGATGCCAAAGAATTGTGTGCGAAAAGCGGCGGTAAAGTGAGCTATCATCTAGATCCAAAAGAAGCAGTCAAAGGTGCCGATATCGTGACAACAGATACATGGGTGTCGATGGGGCAAGAGTCGGAAAAAGAGAAAAAAATGCGAGATTTCAAAGGCTTTATCGTGGATATGGATTTGATGTCTTTAGCCAAAGATGATGCGATATTTTTGCATTGTTTGCCGGCGTATCGAGGATATGAAGTCAGTGAAGAGGTATTTGAAAAATACGCAGATGTGATTTTTGATGAAGCAGAAAACCGACTGCATGCTCAAAAAGGTTTAATGGTTTGGCTAGACAAAGAGCGATAAATATACTATACTAAAAATATAGTAATAAAGAAAATCTCTCGATAAGGTCGAAGCACAAGTTCGAGGAATTTTGTTGGATTTGATTCAGCAAAAAGGAGATAGATCAAATAACTCTCGACAAGGTCGAAGCACGAGTTCGAGGAATTTTTGTTGGACTTGATTCAGCAAAAAGGAGATAAATCAAATAACTCTCGACAAGGTCGAAGCACGAGTTCGAGGAATTTTGTTGGATTTGTTCAACAAAAAGGAGATAAATCAAATAACTCTCGACAAGGTCGAAGCTTTAGTGAGAGGAATTTTTGTTGGACTTGTTCAACAAAAAGGAGATATTAATATGAAACAACAAGTAAATATATTTGATAAGATAGAAGATATAGAAGAGTATATTGGCGATAAAAATAGAAAATATGAAACGGTGATAGAGATTGCAAAGACTGATGATCCCAGTGTCAAGACATTGAGTCTTAAAAGTGGCAGTTGGGATGGAAAAGAGCCGTGGTTTATCATCGACGAAGACCAAAAATTACATACGATGATCTCTATCGATTCGATTCATAAACTGATTGATAATTTTAAGCAATTACAACAAGACAATTTTGATTTGAAACTGGAAAAGACGATTTTGCAACATGTTCCGATTGATTTTCAAGATGTTTGGACTGTGGCGATGGATGAGATTAAAAAAATGGCGATTAAAAATAGCAAAGCAAAGAGTCTAAATATTGATTTGGAAAAATTGCTACGAAAGATCAAACGAGAGCATCCGAATTTGTTCTTGAATCTCAAAGATTTATTCATGGGACAAGATATGTCCACCAATGCATAACTAACTGATAATAAGGTTTATATAAAATGATAGATTTTGAAATGTTTTCCAAGTATTCCAAGCCCGGACCTCGCTATACGAGTTATCCGACGGCACCTGAGTTTAATGAAAGTTTTAATGCTGAGAGTTATGTGAAAATTTTAGAGAATCAAGATAAAAAGAGAAAGCTTTCACTATATTTTCATCTTCCTTTTTGTAGGAGTGCTTGTTATTTTTGTGGATGCAACGTGGTCTTTACGAGCAAAGAAGATAAAAAAGAGCGCTATATCGGGTATCTCGAAAAAGAGTTAGCGATACTCTCTGGTCATCTCGATACCAACAGAGAAGTAATCCAAATGCATTTTGGTGGAGGGACGCCGACGTTTTTCAGTGCAGAACAGTTAGAGCGCATTATTGCATTAATCCGAAAACATTTCCCTAATTTTGCTAAGGATGCAGAGATAAGTTGTGAGATTGACCCGCGATTTTTGACGCAAGAACAGGTGAGCGTTTTAGTAGCGGGTGGATTTAATCGTGTGAGTTTTGGAGTACAAGATTTCAATGAATCAGTACAAAAAGCCGTGCACCGAATCCAACCTTTTGAAGTGACAGACAACGCGGTAAAAATGGCACGTGCTGCGGGAATAAAATCAGTGAATATGGATCTCATTTATGGGTTGCCGTATCAAACGTTGGAAACCTTTAAAAAGACTTTGGAATTGTCACTCAAACTGAACACCGACCGTTTTGCTGTGTTTAATTATGCGCATGTGCCATGGATGAAAAAGACCATGAGAAAAATCGATGAAACCACACTTCCGACTCCCAGTGAGAAACTGGCTATTTTGAAATATACGATTGATTATCTCAGTTCAAATGGATTACGTATGATTGGGATGGATCATTTTGCTAAACCTGAAGATGAACTTTTCTTGGCGATTGACAAAGGTGAATTACACCGTAATTTCCAAGGGTATACCACAAAAGGTGGTGCTGATTTAGTGGGTATCGGACTCACAAGTATCGGCGAAGGGGTTCATCATTATGTTCAAAACTACAAAGATATGAGTCTTTATGAAAATGCGATTGATGCGGGTCAATTACCCGTTCATAGGGGATTAATATTGAGTGACGATGATGTGCTGAGAAAAGCCGTCATCATGGAGATGATGAGCAACTTCAAACTTGATATCGCAAAAATCGAAAAAGAGTTTGGTGTCGATTTCTTTGATTATTTTCAAGATGCTATCGATGAATTATCCCCTTTTGTTGAAGAAGGATTGGTCGACATTCACAAAAAGAAGAAAAAAATCACGGTCAATACCACCGGAACACTACTAATCCGAAATATTGTGATGCCATTTGATGCCTATCTCAAAAAAATACCTGAATCAAAACGACGTTTTTCAAAGACGGTATGATGTTTGAATTTAAAACGACTACTGATGACTGCATCAAATGCGGTAAATGCATCCCCACGTGTACCATTCATAATGTCAATATGGATGAGGTCACCTCTCCCCGTGGTTTTTTAGATCTCTTAGGCGCCTATCAAAGGGGTGATTTAGAACTCGATAAAAATGCCAAAGATATCTTTGAAAGCTGTTTTTTATGTACCAATTGTGTAGATATTTGTCCGAATGATTTACCGGTAGATATGGTGATTGAACAAGTGAGAAATGATATCCGCAAAAAATATGGCTTGGCATGGTACAAGCGACTGGCTTTTTTCCTACTTCGTAATAGAAAAATTATGGACATAGCTGCCAAATTTGGTTTTATGTTTCAAACATGCGGTTTCAAAAAAGTAGAATCTCAAAGTGCTATGGTGACACGAAAATTTCCGATTATCAAGATGGATAGAATGGTACCAAGTTTGAAGCGCAAAAGCTTTTTAAACTCTCATCCTGATGTCATCAAAAACGGAGGCAAAGGCAAAGTAGGTATTTTTATCGGATGTCTGGCCAATTACATGTACACCGATATCGGTAAGGCCCTTTTAGAGATTTTAAAAGTACTCGAAATTGATGCGTATTTGATTAAACAACAAAAATGTTGTGGTGCCCCTTCTTATTTTACTGGTGATTTTGACAGTGTGGATAAACTGGCTAAATTTAATATCGAGTATATCGAAGGGTTTATGGATGATTTAGATGCCATTATCATCCCTGAAGCAACTTGTAGTGCGATGATCAAAGAAGACTATGCACACTTTTTTCATGATCAACCCGAATGGAAAGCACGAGCAGAGCGCATTAAGCCGCATATTTATATGGCCAGTGAATATTTAGAAAAGAAAACAAACTTGGCTGAAGTGTTATCAAAAAAAGCCAAACAAAAATTCTCTGTCACCTATCATGATCCTTGTCATGCTAGAAAAATGCAAGGCATCTTCCAAGAACCACGCCATCTTCTTGCTCAAAATTATGAGATGAGAGAGATGAGTGACCCCAATCGCTGTTGCGGTTTTGGCGGCGTTACGATGCAAACTGAAAAATATCATTTAGCAAAAGCTGCGGGATTACCAAAGGCGGCGATGATAAAAGAGACAGAGGCCACTTATGTGAGTGCTGAGTGCAGTGCCTGTCGGATGCAAATCAGCAACTCGATGTATTTATCTGATGTCAATAATGTGACATTCAAAAATCCAATAGAACTCATCGCGCAAGCGTTAAAGGAACAATAGATGGAATACTACCAATATATCTTAATCTTTCATATTATGTCTTTTATGTCATGGATGGCGGGACTGTTTTATCTTCCGAGACTTTTTGTTTATCATGAGGAACATTTAGATAAGCCGGATTTTAAAAAAGTAGTAGAAATCCAAGAATACAAACTCTACAAATACATCGATGCTCCAGCGATGATTGCGACAGTGCTCAGTGGGGTGACGATGTTTGTCCTCAATCCGGCACTTTTTGAAAGTGGCATGTGGGTGTATGCTAAGATTATAGCAGTTATTGCTTTGATTGGATATGACCTCTCTATGAATCACTACCGCAAGCAATTATTGCTAGATACGTGTACAAAAAGTGGAAAATTCTTTCGTGCTTATAATGAGTTTCCTACACTATTATCCATTTTGATTGTGACCTATGTCGTGCTAAAATCAGTACCGGTTATCTTCACGGTGTTAATGCTGATTGTTTTTGCTATTATTGTCTTTGTTTTGTTTAAACATGCCAAAGCCCCTAATCTAAAAGTAGCAGAAGAGGAACGCTTAGAACTCAAAAGGGATGAAGCGTTTTAAAAATTCATCAATATCGCGGTGCGATGGGATGAAAACGCTTGTGTAAAGGAAGATTATGACCTATTGGAATCACATTTATGCTCACCTTGATCCCATAGCATTTTCAATCGGCAGTGTTGGCGTACATTGGTATGGCATCATGTATGTTTTAGCACTGCTCACCGCCCTTGGTGCGGCGAAGTATTTTGTCAAAAAAGATAAGATGGGCATCGATGATAAAACGCTGGATAATTATTTTATTTGGGTGGAAATCGGTGTCATCCTCGGTGCAAGATTGGGCTATATCCTCTTTTATGATCCTCGTACTACTTATTATGTGACGCACCCATGGCAAATTTTTAATCCATTTTTAGATGGCACGTTTGTTGGAATTAGCGGGATGAGTTATCATGGCGCCATTGTAGGATTTTTGTTGGCGACGTGGCTTTTTGGCAAAAGACATAAAATTAAAACTTTGATTTTATTGGATTTAGTGGCTATTAGTGTTCCTTTTGGTTATATATTTGGAAGAATCGGCAATTTTTTAAATAAAGGATTGGTGGGTAGAGAGACCGATGTGCCATGGGGAATTTATGTTGATGGCACGTTAAGACATCCATCTCAGCTTTATGAAGCAGTGTTGGAGGGATTTTTAATCTTTGTTTTTTTCTACTTTTATAGAAAGAAAAAACATTTTGATGGAGAGCTGATTGCCCTTTATGGAATGCTCTATTCTCTTGCTAGATTTATCGCCGAATTCTTTCGCCAACCCGATGTACAGCTAGGTTTTGTGTTAGAAGGCTGGATGAGTATGGGGCAAGTATTGTCTATCATGAT
This genomic window from Sulfurospirillum sp. 1612 contains:
- the lgt gene encoding prolipoprotein diacylglyceryl transferase → MTYWNHIYAHLDPIAFSIGSVGVHWYGIMYVLALLTALGAAKYFVKKDKMGIDDKTLDNYFIWVEIGVILGARLGYILFYDPRTTYYVTHPWQIFNPFLDGTFVGISGMSYHGAIVGFLLATWLFGKRHKIKTLILLDLVAISVPFGYIFGRIGNFLNKGLVGRETDVPWGIYVDGTLRHPSQLYEAVLEGFLIFVFFYFYRKKKHFDGELIALYGMLYSLARFIAEFFRQPDVQLGFVLEGWMSMGQVLSIMMALISLVLYVYLAQKAKKT